One Anolis carolinensis isolate JA03-04 chromosome 5, rAnoCar3.1.pri, whole genome shotgun sequence DNA segment encodes these proteins:
- the LOC100562879 gene encoding histone H2B 7: MPEPAKSVPVSKKGSKKAVTKTHKKGDKKRKKVRKESYSIYVYKVLKQVHPDTGISSKAMSIMNSFVNDVFERIAGEATRLAHYNKRSTITSREIQTAVRLLLPGELAKHAVSEGTKAVTKYTSSK, encoded by the coding sequence ATGCCGGAGCCTGCGAAGTCGGTGCCGGTCTCGAAGAAAGGTTCCAAGAAGGCGGTGACCAAGACCCACAAGAAGGGGGACAAGAAGCGCAAGAAGGTGAGGAAGGAGAGCTACTCCATCTACGTTTACAAAGTGCTGAAGCAGGTCCACCCGGACACGGGCATCTCCTCCAAGGCCATGAGTATCATGAACTCTTTCGTCAACGACGTCTTCGAGCGCATCGCCGGGGAGGCCACGCGCCTGGCGCACTACAACAAGCGCTCCACCATCACCTCTCGCGAGATCCAGACCGCGGTGCGGCTCTTGCTGCCGGGCGAGTTGGCCAAGCACGCCGTCTCCGAGGGCACCAAGGCCGTCACCAAGTACACCAGCTCCAAGTAA
- the LOC100561045 gene encoding histone H3, translating into MARTKQTARKSTGGKAPRKQLATKAARKSAPATGGVKKPHRYRPGTVALREIRRYQKSTELLIRKLPFQRLVREIAQDFKTDLRFQSSAVMALQEASEAYLVGLFEDTNLCAIHAKRVTIMPKDIQLARRIRGERA; encoded by the coding sequence ATGGCGCGGACGAAGCAGACAGCGAGGAAGTCGACGGGTGGGAAGGCCCCGAGGAAGCAGCTGGCCACGAAGGCAGCTCGGAAAAGCGCTCCGGCAACGGGCGGCGTGAAGAAGCCGCATCGTTACCGTCCGGGGACCGTGGCCCTGCGAGAGATCCGTCGCTACCAGAAGTCCACCGAGCTGCTGATCCGGAAGCTGCCCTTCCAGCGTCTGGTGAGGGAGATCGCGCAGGACTTCAAGACGGACCTGCGCTTCCAGAGCTCGGCCGTGATGGCGCTGCAGGAGGCGAGCGAGGCCTACCTGGTGGGGCTCTTCGAGGACACCAACCTCTGCGCCATCCACGCCAAGCGCGTCACCATCATGCCCAAGGACATCCAGCTGGCCCGGCGCATCCGCGGGGAGAGGGCCTAA